A genomic segment from Gemmatimonadaceae bacterium encodes:
- a CDS encoding S9 family peptidase — protein sequence MDAKTFVKHAASLVSLTCAVSAVSAAAAAQAPASPPGAKHGFTPADWYKVTAVSTPVLSPDGGKVAFTVTTVREAENRRHSEIWVVPTSGGDAARYTSPAFESSAPRFSDDGKTLYFTSQRPGGRGTTWALRMDQPAGEAYQPTGEPQIRAGSSPSDLSFTITTTGAGGGRGGGRGGRGGGRGGAATDSSGADSASANDPYSRMPAISRPPYNAITHPENPARYDGRHVVDMVYKANGQPQFIAGPRAAPVRDTARAVQIYLERQGSPRVQLTKTNYSHRDAVVSPDGKWIAFLADAKLRSDSAVRAETDSIAKLAPDRKRDEAPRNDSEIFVLPVDACEHQTAECAPRKLEYAGNETQIVWSPDSKRIAFVGQPSRYKNQRLFVVNADGGKAQDILGSWEYEPGQIRWLQNGQISMLTPTGGSIGVYTIDPASHKITTVLGGRRQVSALSYDKPQQHVVYVSTDLTHPTELYIANADGTNERRITSFNDKVNAEVVWSDAERSLVKSVGGLEIESWLMKPFGYDPSKKYPLVLYIHGGPHSAYGESWFDEFQSLAGAGFFVLFTNPRGSSGTNSEFTYASRGDWGGKDYEDLMKAVDAVAKRPDVDSTRMGVTGGSYGGFMTAWVTTKTNRFKAAETDRMISEWTFWYGASDAQGLTENEFFGHPWDNQIMYDTLSPIRHVKNVKTPTLLVQSEEDYRTPIGNAELWFMALKKQNVPAEFVRYPRSNHDLSRTGEPWLLVDRLSRLRQWFTYWLMEKPGGAVQAGRSR from the coding sequence ATGGATGCGAAGACCTTCGTGAAGCACGCCGCGTCGCTCGTCTCGTTGACGTGCGCCGTGTCCGCCGTGTCCGCCGCGGCCGCTGCGCAGGCTCCGGCGTCTCCACCGGGCGCCAAACACGGATTCACTCCGGCCGACTGGTACAAGGTCACCGCGGTCAGCACGCCGGTTCTCTCACCCGACGGCGGCAAGGTCGCCTTCACGGTCACGACCGTGCGCGAAGCCGAGAATCGCCGCCACTCCGAGATCTGGGTCGTACCGACGTCGGGCGGCGATGCGGCTCGCTACACGTCGCCGGCGTTCGAGAGCAGCGCACCACGCTTTTCCGACGACGGCAAGACTCTCTACTTCACGTCGCAGCGTCCCGGCGGCCGCGGTACGACGTGGGCTCTCCGTATGGATCAGCCGGCGGGCGAAGCGTACCAACCGACCGGCGAGCCGCAGATCCGCGCCGGATCGTCGCCGTCGGACCTGAGCTTCACGATCACGACGACCGGCGCCGGTGGGGGCCGTGGAGGCGGACGCGGAGGTCGCGGCGGCGGGCGCGGCGGCGCGGCGACCGATTCGTCGGGCGCCGACTCGGCGTCGGCGAACGATCCGTACAGCCGAATGCCGGCGATCTCGCGTCCGCCGTACAACGCCATCACGCACCCGGAAAATCCCGCGCGCTACGATGGCCGTCACGTCGTCGACATGGTCTACAAGGCAAATGGCCAGCCGCAATTCATCGCCGGTCCTCGCGCCGCTCCGGTGCGCGACACCGCACGCGCCGTACAGATCTACCTCGAGCGTCAGGGATCGCCGCGCGTCCAACTGACGAAGACCAACTATTCGCACCGCGACGCGGTCGTGTCGCCGGACGGCAAGTGGATCGCCTTCCTCGCCGACGCGAAGCTGCGTTCCGATTCGGCCGTTCGCGCGGAGACCGATTCCATCGCGAAACTGGCGCCCGATCGAAAGCGCGACGAAGCGCCGCGCAACGACAGCGAGATTTTCGTCCTTCCCGTCGACGCCTGCGAGCACCAGACCGCTGAGTGCGCGCCGCGCAAGCTGGAATACGCGGGGAACGAGACTCAAATCGTCTGGTCGCCCGACAGCAAGCGCATCGCGTTCGTCGGACAGCCGAGCCGCTACAAGAATCAGCGTCTGTTCGTCGTGAACGCCGACGGCGGCAAAGCGCAGGACATCCTCGGCTCATGGGAATACGAGCCCGGACAGATCCGGTGGCTCCAGAACGGCCAGATCTCGATGCTCACGCCGACCGGTGGAAGCATCGGCGTCTACACGATCGACCCTGCCTCACACAAGATCACGACGGTGCTCGGCGGACGCCGACAGGTGAGCGCGCTCTCGTACGACAAGCCGCAACAGCACGTCGTGTACGTCTCGACCGATCTCACGCATCCGACGGAGTTGTACATCGCGAACGCCGACGGCACGAACGAGCGGCGGATCACGTCGTTCAACGACAAGGTCAACGCGGAAGTCGTGTGGTCCGACGCCGAACGGTCTCTCGTGAAATCCGTCGGCGGGCTGGAGATCGAGTCGTGGCTCATGAAGCCGTTCGGCTACGACCCGTCGAAGAAGTATCCGCTCGTGCTGTACATCCACGGCGGCCCGCACTCGGCATACGGCGAAAGCTGGTTCGACGAATTTCAGAGTCTGGCGGGCGCGGGATTCTTCGTGCTGTTCACGAACCCGCGCGGCTCGAGCGGCACCAACAGCGAGTTCACGTACGCGAGCCGCGGCGACTGGGGCGGCAAGGATTACGAGGATCTCATGAAGGCGGTCGACGCGGTCGCCAAGCGTCCCGACGTCGACTCGACGCGCATGGGCGTGACCGGCGGCTCGTACGGCGGTTTCATGACGGCCTGGGTGACGACGAAGACGAACCGCTTCAAGGCCGCCGAGACGGACCGCATGATCAGCGAGTGGACGTTCTGGTACGGCGCGTCCGACGCGCAGGGACTCACCGAGAACGAGTTCTTCGGCCACCCGTGGGACAATCAAATTATGTACGACACGCTCTCGCCCATCCGACACGTGAAGAACGTCAAGACGCCGACGCTCCTCGTGCAGAGCGAAGAGGACTATCGCACGCCGATCGGCAACGCGGAGCTCTGGTTCATGGCACTCAAGAAGCAGAACGTGCCGGCGGAATTCGTGCGCTATCCGCGCTCGAACCACGATTTGTCGCGCACCGGCGAGCCCTGGCTGCTCGTGGATCGTCTGAGTCGTCTGCGCCAGTGGTTCACGTACTGGCTGATGGAGAAGCCCGGCGGAGCGGTGCAGGCGGGGCGAAGCCGGTAG